In Bradyrhizobium guangdongense, the sequence CGACGGCATCGACGCGCTTCTCGCCGCCTGTTTCGAACAGCAGGGGAATGTCGAGGACCACGACCGGTGCCTTGGCCGCTTCCGCATCGGCAAAGAATTTCTGCCTGGAAGCGCCGAGCATCGGATGGACGATCTGCTCGAGCTGCTTGATCGCGGCCGGGTCGTGCACCACGCGCGCCGACAATTTCTGCCGGTCGACCCTGCCGTGTGCGGTGGTGCCGGGAAAGGCGGCCTCGATCGCGGGCGCGGCCTCGCCTTCATAGAGCTGATGAACGGCCGCATCGGCGTCATAGACGGGCACGCCGGCCTCCGCGAACAATTTCGCGGTGGTGGATTTGCCCATCCCGATCGAGCCGGTCAGTCCGAGGATCCGCATCGGCGCAAAATCATCCCTGTCAGTCACACCGCAACTAACCGTTCACGCCGCAGGAACGCAAGCAACGGCAACAGCGGCAGGCCGAGGATGGTGAAATGATCGCCCTCGATGCGCTCGAACAGATGAATGCCGAGGCCTTCGAGCTGATAGGCGCCGACGCTGGTGGTGACGGCATCGCCGACGGCGTCGAGATAGGCGGACAGCTCGGCTTCCGACATTTGCCGCATCGTCATGCGGGCGATCGATACATCCTCAAAAACAATCTTGCCGTCATGCGCCAGCGCGACGGCGGAATTCAGCTCGTGAGTCCGACCGGCAAGATCGCGCAACTGTGCCAACGCCACGGCGCGGCCGGCGGGCTTGTTGAACAGGCGATCGCCAAGGGCCAGCGTCTGGTCGGCGCCGATCACATAGCTTCCGGGACGATTGGCGGAGACCGCCTTCGCTTTCTCGCGCGCCAGCAGCAGACCTATCTCGCGCGGATTCGAAAGTCCGGACGCGGCCTGAATGCCGCGCTCGTCGATATCGGCGGTGACAGCCTCGAATTCCAGCCCCGCATTCCGCAGCAGCATTTTTCGCGCGCTGCTCTGCGAGGCCAGGATCAACGGAGATTTGCCGCGCCACAGACCCATCGTCGCCACTTATTCGGAAGGACGGTTGCGCTGACGATCGCTGTAGAGCTTCATGATCGCCGCCGCGGTTTCCTCAATCGAGCGTCGCGTGACGTCCAGCAGCGGCCAATCGTGCTTGGCGCTGAGCTTGCGCGCAAACGCCACCTCCTCGGTCACCGACTGCTTGTCGGTATAGGTGTCGCTGCCGGATTCGGCGCCCATCGAGAGCAGGCGATTCTGACGGATCTGGATCAGGCGTTCCGGGGTCGCATGCAGGCTCACCACCAGTGGCCGGGTCAGCGTCTCCAACTGGGCCGGCACGGGAATGCCTG encodes:
- the coaE gene encoding dephospho-CoA kinase (Dephospho-CoA kinase (CoaE) performs the final step in coenzyme A biosynthesis.), which codes for MRILGLTGSIGMGKSTTAKLFAEAGVPVYDADAAVHQLYEGEAAPAIEAAFPGTTAHGRVDRQKLSARVVHDPAAIKQLEQIVHPMLGASRQKFFADAEAAKAPVVVLDIPLLFETGGEKRVDAVVVVSTSPELQRERVLARGTMDEAKLEAIIAKQMPDAEKRKRADFVVDTSHGLEPVRAQITHILAEVVKMPQRRA
- a CDS encoding Maf family nucleotide pyrophosphatase, translating into MGLWRGKSPLILASQSSARKMLLRNAGLEFEAVTADIDERGIQAASGLSNPREIGLLLAREKAKAVSANRPGSYVIGADQTLALGDRLFNKPAGRAVALAQLRDLAGRTHELNSAVALAHDGKIVFEDVSIARMTMRQMSEAELSAYLDAVGDAVTTSVGAYQLEGLGIHLFERIEGDHFTILGLPLLPLLAFLRRERLVAV